A genomic segment from Clostridium pasteurianum BC1 encodes:
- a CDS encoding arsenic transporter — protein sequence MLNSIAAFNSIWMMFIAQEYRSITMICIFLLTMIVIFIRPKDMKEAYPAAIGAIAVILTGGVSYANIMDINDKIGGASLTIIATIVMSVVLESIGFFRFIAVKLAHLSKGSGYRLYWNIQIFCFLMTLLFNNDGSILITTPILILLLRKMELKSRDQIPYLLSGALIATASSAPIGVSNITNLIALNIVHMTLYMHTAMMFVPCTIGLIFMSVLMFFLLKKKLPNKIPTEIAGLEDEVLKSTIHYSEPPKLPKHTGTGQSNVKENKAKGVKLGRLSFDTDKKRTSFVLKILAFVFSIRCLIFVASYFGIPIQFVAIIASTILLLWRWIYLGIKPGDVLKKTPWDILVFAFSMYVIIYGLHNIGLTDFLARFCEPIIKQHLFAASFMMSGLTSLLSNLFNNHPALMIVTITLTSMNLSLNNLQMIYLVTIIGSDVGSLLLPIGTLASLMWMFILKKNNIKISWMEYLKVTIIVIPATVILTIGLLYLWVQTVFFR from the coding sequence GTGTTAAATTCTATAGCAGCATTCAACAGTATATGGATGATGTTTATAGCACAAGAATATAGAAGCATAACTATGATTTGTATATTTTTACTGACGATGATAGTGATTTTTATAAGACCAAAAGATATGAAAGAAGCCTATCCAGCTGCCATTGGTGCCATTGCAGTCATATTAACAGGTGGTGTATCCTATGCAAATATTATGGATATTAATGATAAGATAGGTGGGGCTTCTCTTACTATTATTGCAACTATAGTAATGTCCGTGGTTTTGGAGAGTATTGGGTTCTTTAGATTTATAGCAGTTAAGTTAGCACATCTATCAAAAGGATCTGGCTATAGACTGTATTGGAATATTCAAATATTCTGCTTTTTAATGACATTACTTTTTAATAATGATGGAAGCATATTAATTACTACGCCTATTTTGATATTATTACTGAGAAAAATGGAATTAAAATCTCGTGATCAAATACCTTATTTATTAAGCGGAGCATTAATCGCTACAGCTTCAAGTGCTCCAATAGGAGTAAGTAATATTACAAATTTAATTGCATTAAACATTGTCCATATGACTTTATATATGCACACTGCTATGATGTTTGTACCCTGTACAATTGGATTGATTTTTATGTCAGTTTTAATGTTCTTTCTGTTAAAGAAGAAACTACCAAATAAAATTCCAACAGAAATAGCTGGATTAGAGGATGAAGTGTTAAAAAGTACCATTCATTATTCTGAGCCACCCAAGCTACCTAAGCATACTGGAACCGGACAATCTAATGTTAAGGAAAATAAAGCAAAAGGTGTAAAACTTGGTAGACTTTCTTTTGATACAGATAAAAAAAGGACAAGTTTTGTATTGAAAATTTTGGCATTTGTGTTTTCGATTCGATGTTTAATATTTGTTGCATCTTATTTTGGTATACCAATCCAATTTGTTGCTATAATTGCTTCAACAATTTTATTACTGTGGAGATGGATTTATTTAGGAATAAAGCCAGGAGATGTATTGAAAAAGACTCCATGGGATATATTAGTGTTTGCTTTCTCTATGTACGTTATTATATATGGTCTTCACAACATTGGATTAACAGATTTTCTTGCCAGATTTTGTGAACCAATTATAAAACAACATTTATTTGCAGCAAGCTTTATGATGAGTGGACTTACTTCACTACTATCCAATTTGTTTAATAATCACCCCGCATTAATGATTGTTACAATTACTCTAACTAGTATGAATTTAAGTTTAAATAATTTACAAATGATTTATTTAGTTACTATTATTGGCAGCGATGTTGGATCTCTTCTCCTTCCCATTGGAACATTAGCATCTTTGATGTGGATGTTTATATTAAAGAAGAATAATATAAAGATATCATGGATGGAATATTTAAAAGTTACAATAATAGTTATACCGGCAACTGTAATATTAACTATTGGATTATTGTACCTTTGGGTGCAAACAGTGTTTTTTAGATGA
- a CDS encoding ferritin-like domain-containing protein: protein MDSSNSSYCRVNLPYPSVKICKKDKHDAALLLDDYASCCTSEYTTISQYIYAHELAGSKYVADVFLCIAMVEMSHLSMLANVICQLGVKPKFRSGSCEIWCSDCVPYGHCTKDRIKLAIKGECKAIEQYRMHIEKLHNRCIKDLLARIILDEQLHIKIFKSLLCK, encoded by the coding sequence GTGGATTCTAGTAATAGTTCATATTGTAGAGTGAATTTACCTTATCCTTCCGTAAAAATATGTAAAAAAGACAAACATGATGCTGCATTACTTTTAGATGATTACGCATCATGCTGTACAAGTGAATATACTACAATATCACAATATATATATGCTCATGAACTAGCTGGAAGTAAATATGTAGCAGATGTTTTTTTATGTATAGCTATGGTAGAAATGTCTCATCTTAGTATGCTAGCAAATGTTATCTGTCAGTTAGGGGTTAAACCTAAATTTCGCAGCGGCAGCTGTGAAATCTGGTGCAGTGATTGTGTACCATATGGACATTGTACTAAAGATAGAATAAAGCTTGCCATAAAAGGTGAATGCAAAGCAATAGAGCAATATAGAATGCATATTGAAAAACTTCATAACAGGTGTATTAAAGATTTGCTTGCAAGGATAATTTTGGATGAGCAATTGCATATAAAGATTTTTAAGAGTTTATTGTGTAAATAA
- a CDS encoding Cof-type HAD-IIB family hydrolase, whose product MDTKFKGYLLISDMDGTLINSKAEISKENVNAINKFVDKGGIFTIATGRTMESAGRYLNQLSVNAPIILYNGAKLYDYKRQETLYELSLEESVKGVIEKVKLKDSSLGLEIYCEENVYIYNPCRFTERFSKKGYEVYYDIKDIWEKNWTKVLILGEEKQLDILEESFIDTFGSVNLIRSGENYLEIIPENTSKGYGLVKLCRVLNIDLKKTAAVGDNMNDIELLYEAKYGFCVANGNKRVLDIVKYTCPSNDEHPIEYIVKWIEKNLV is encoded by the coding sequence ATGGATACAAAATTTAAAGGATATTTATTGATTTCAGATATGGATGGGACACTTATAAACAGTAAAGCAGAAATATCAAAGGAAAATGTTAATGCAATAAATAAATTTGTAGATAAAGGCGGTATATTTACAATTGCTACAGGTAGAACTATGGAATCTGCTGGGAGATATCTAAATCAACTGTCAGTGAATGCCCCAATAATACTATATAATGGAGCAAAACTTTACGATTATAAAAGACAAGAAACTCTCTATGAATTGTCTTTAGAGGAGTCAGTAAAGGGTGTAATTGAAAAAGTGAAACTCAAAGATAGCTCTCTTGGACTTGAAATCTATTGCGAAGAAAATGTATATATCTATAATCCATGTAGATTTACTGAGAGATTTTCTAAAAAAGGCTATGAGGTCTATTATGATATTAAGGATATATGGGAAAAAAATTGGACTAAAGTATTAATACTTGGAGAAGAAAAACAGCTTGATATTCTTGAAGAAAGCTTTATAGATACTTTTGGCAGTGTAAATTTAATAAGAAGCGGAGAAAATTATTTAGAAATAATTCCAGAGAATACATCTAAGGGATATGGCCTAGTGAAGTTGTGTAGGGTTTTAAATATTGACTTAAAAAAAACTGCTGCAGTAGGAGACAATATGAATGATATAGAATTACTTTATGAGGCTAAGTATGGATTTTGCGTTGCAAATGGCAATAAAAGAGTATTGGATATAGTAAAATACACTTGTCCTTCAAATGATGAACATCCTATAGAATATATAGTAAAGTGGATTGAAAAAAATTTAGTATAA
- a CDS encoding nitroreductase family protein, giving the protein MDFLQLAKTRYSVRKYENKKVEEEKLEKILEAGRIAPTGANTQPQKLIVITKEEGLAKLKKGANVYGAPTAIIVCEDHDVSWKRPFDNKDIAETDVSIISTHMVLQATELGLGTIWVCYFDPKIIREEFNIPDNVEAVNIIGIGYAAGEPASPDRHDVARKPLEKIVVKESF; this is encoded by the coding sequence ATGGATTTTTTACAATTAGCTAAGACTCGTTATTCAGTACGTAAATACGAAAATAAGAAAGTTGAAGAAGAAAAGCTTGAAAAAATACTCGAAGCAGGCAGAATTGCTCCAACAGGGGCTAATACACAGCCACAAAAACTTATTGTAATAACAAAGGAAGAAGGGCTTGCAAAACTTAAAAAGGGTGCAAATGTCTATGGAGCACCAACAGCTATTATTGTGTGTGAAGATCATGATGTAAGCTGGAAAAGACCTTTTGATAACAAGGATATTGCAGAAACCGATGTTTCAATAATTTCAACTCACATGGTACTTCAAGCCACTGAATTGGGCCTTGGGACTATATGGGTATGCTATTTTGATCCTAAAATAATAAGAGAAGAGTTTAATATACCAGATAATGTAGAAGCGGTAAATATAATAGGTATTGGCTATGCTGCAGGAGAACCTGCTTCTCCAGATAGACACGATGTTGCCAGGAAGCCTTTAGAAAAAATAGTAGTTAAAGAGTCTTTTTAG
- the namA gene encoding NADPH dehydrogenase NamA — MKTFEEYVLKNLRLKNRIVLPPMDMYSADESGKANDFHYNHYTTRAIGGAGLIIVESTAVTTNGRISDNDLGIWNDEHIDKLSNIVNSVKKYGTAIAIQLNHGGRKYVGSSGEVLAPSAIAFDEKSKIPRELTKDGIKEIVLAFKAAAIRADKAGFDGIEIHGAHGYLIDEFLSPLSNIRTDEYGGSTENRTRFLKEVLEAISEVWPKEKAISLRVSAEDYKIGGITGEEMVKIIDIVKPYIDIVHVSSGGLVPADIKAYPGYQIKLAELIKEHCEISTIAVGLITDINMVEEILSNKRADLVALGRELLRNPYWVLNAAKAKGIEIDLPVQYKRAF; from the coding sequence TTGAAAACTTTTGAGGAATATGTATTGAAAAATTTACGTCTTAAGAACAGAATTGTTCTACCACCTATGGATATGTATTCAGCTGATGAATCTGGAAAAGCTAATGATTTTCATTATAATCATTATACTACAAGAGCAATAGGCGGAGCAGGTTTAATAATAGTTGAATCCACGGCAGTAACAACAAATGGCAGAATAAGTGATAATGATTTAGGAATTTGGAATGATGAACATATAGATAAATTAAGCAACATAGTTAATTCAGTTAAAAAATATGGTACAGCTATTGCTATTCAATTAAATCATGGTGGAAGAAAATATGTGGGTAGTTCAGGAGAGGTTCTGGCACCTAGCGCTATAGCTTTTGATGAAAAGAGTAAAATACCAAGAGAACTTACGAAAGATGGCATAAAAGAAATTGTATTAGCTTTTAAAGCAGCAGCTATAAGGGCTGACAAAGCAGGATTTGATGGCATAGAAATACATGGAGCCCATGGATATTTAATAGATGAATTTTTATCACCTCTTTCTAATATAAGAACAGATGAATATGGAGGAAGTACTGAGAATAGAACCAGATTTCTTAAAGAGGTACTTGAAGCTATAAGTGAAGTATGGCCTAAGGAAAAGGCAATATCACTGAGAGTTTCAGCTGAAGACTATAAAATAGGTGGAATTACTGGAGAAGAAATGGTTAAAATTATCGATATAGTAAAGCCATATATTGATATAGTACATGTAAGCTCTGGTGGCCTAGTTCCAGCTGATATAAAGGCATACCCTGGATATCAGATCAAATTAGCAGAGCTTATTAAAGAGCATTGTGAAATATCCACTATAGCTGTTGGACTTATAACCGATATAAATATGGTAGAGGAAATATTATCAAATAAAAGAGCAGATTTGGTTGCTCTTGGTAGAGAACTACTCAGGAATCCTTATTGGGTATTAAATGCTGCTAAGGCTAAAGGTATAGAAATAGATTTACCTGTACAGTATAAACGTGCTTTTTAA
- a CDS encoding winged helix-turn-helix transcriptional regulator, whose translation MSEIKLNRGNCSDECPIELAINIIGSKWTSLIIRDLLIDKTVRFGDFLRSLKGISPKTLSLRLRELEKNNIVTRVVYPEVPPHVEYSLTNKGQALESIFLELKKWGMSIKSSDK comes from the coding sequence ATGTCTGAAATTAAGCTTAATCGTGGTAATTGTTCAGATGAGTGCCCTATAGAATTAGCTATAAATATTATAGGAAGTAAGTGGACTTCATTAATCATTAGGGATTTATTGATAGATAAAACAGTACGTTTTGGTGACTTTTTACGTTCTCTAAAAGGTATTAGTCCCAAAACCTTGTCCCTAAGACTAAGAGAATTAGAAAAGAACAATATAGTTACAAGAGTAGTTTATCCTGAAGTTCCTCCTCATGTTGAATACAGTTTAACAAATAAAGGGCAAGCTTTGGAATCAATATTTCTAGAACTTAAAAAATGGGGAATGTCAATTAAAAGCTCTGATAAATAA
- a CDS encoding DUF3794 domain-containing protein produces METDLNPQWVSANDVTTKIEPELIGTATRQELIEREIIFDAPKKDVVLKVINILNEIEIKDIKVAAGNVLVSGYLNSCIMYTTTKRPQGEKNNQEKNNENSNNSEQKNGYVSIQNNKNSENNKNKNKNKEQAKPSCGVVDNSIALDGVVRHTTVWIPFKSFIPALEVQEGDICTVTTSAVLDNLKSLSINPVYEDKDEDEYDEESTISVTRSEEEEQKFIKGIVNKTLIELTIDIKRYPKN; encoded by the coding sequence ATGGAAACAGATTTAAACCCCCAATGGGTAAGTGCCAATGATGTAACTACAAAAATTGAGCCTGAATTAATTGGAACGGCAACACGTCAAGAGCTAATTGAAAGAGAAATTATCTTTGATGCTCCTAAGAAAGATGTAGTGCTAAAAGTAATTAATATCCTAAACGAAATTGAAATAAAAGATATAAAAGTAGCTGCTGGAAATGTTTTAGTAAGTGGTTACTTAAATAGTTGTATTATGTATACTACTACGAAACGACCACAAGGGGAAAAGAATAACCAAGAAAAAAATAATGAAAATTCAAATAACTCTGAACAAAAAAATGGCTATGTAAGTATTCAAAACAATAAGAATAGTGAAAATAATAAGAATAAGAACAAGAATAAAGAACAAGCTAAACCAAGCTGCGGCGTTGTTGATAACAGCATTGCTTTAGACGGTGTTGTTCGTCATACAACTGTTTGGATACCATTTAAGTCATTTATACCTGCCCTAGAAGTTCAGGAAGGAGATATTTGCACAGTTACAACTTCAGCTGTTTTAGATAACTTGAAATCACTTTCCATAAATCCAGTTTATGAAGATAAAGATGAAGATGAGTATGATGAGGAATCAACTATCTCTGTAACACGTAGTGAAGAAGAAGAACAGAAATTTATAAAAGGAATTGTTAATAAAACCTTAATTGAACTAACTATTGATATAAAAAGATATCCTAAAAATTAA